Genomic DNA from Solirubrobacterales bacterium:
GCAGCGTCGTGATCGGTAGTGGCGGACAACAGATCGCCAGCGGGAACAGCAACGAAACTGCTGCGCTCGTCGCCGATGGCACCAACCCGACCGGAGTGACGCTTGCCGCGATACCCACAAACCTCAGCGCCGACGAAACCTTCACTGGAAACGCCAACGACACCGTCTCGGGTGTGGCAACCGTGTACTTCGAGTATCGGACCAGCCCAGCCGGAGCGTGGACCGAGGCATGCGCCGAAACCGTGTCGCCCTACACCTGCGACTTCGACACCACAGCTGTCGCTGACGGCCTGTACGACTTCCGTACCCGCGCAGTCGATGGCGCCGGCAATACCACCAGCTCGACCGTCCAGACGAACCGTCGGATCGACAACACCGATCCGACGACGACTGTCAATGCGGTCGCGGCATACGTGCGTGGCACGATCGCGCTTGGCGGAACCGCGGCAGACCCGGGTTCGGGCCTCGCATCGATCTCGCTGCAGTATCGATTGGTCGGCGCGCCGACCTGGACGACGCTCTGCACTCCCGCAGCAAGCCCCGTTTCGTGCAATCTCAACACGGCGACCCGCCCCGACGGCCTCTACGAGATGCAGCTGGTCGCCACCGACAACGCTGGGAATGTCGGCATCGACACCGGCAACGTCTCGTTCACTATCGACAACACCGCGCCGACGATCGCGATGACCAACCCCGGCGCGAACCTCGCCGGAATCGAACTGCTCGAAAGCGCGGTCAGCGATGCCGGATCCGGCGTCGCCGCCGTCCAGTACCAGTACAAGCTTTCTTCGGGCGCAACCTGGATCAACGCCTGCAGCAGCGCGGTGACTCCGTACTCATGCAACTTCAACACCGCCACCGTGGCCGACGGCATATACGACTTCCGCGCAATCGCAACCGACGCGCTCGGCACCCAGGCGACATCGGCGACGATCGCCACCCGCGTGATCGACAACACGAGTCCGGCGACGGTGGCGGTCACAAATCCCGGCACCCCGCTGCGCGCAACCATCACGCTGAACGCCACGGCTACTGACACCGGAGGCGGAATCGCCAACGTCGCAATTCAGCGCTCACCCGCGGGTCTGAACACCTGGACGACAATCTGTACGAACACGACGAGCCCGTACGCCTGCAGCTTCGACACGACAACCGTTTCCGACGGGCTCTACGACCTCCGCGCTATCGCAACCGACAACTCGAGCAACTCCGCGACCTCGGCTGTCATCGCGGGCCGCCGGATCGACAACACCGCCCCCGCGGTAGCCCTCACCGATCCGGGAACCCCGCGCCGCGGCACCGTGGCGCTGGCCGCAACCGCGACCGACTGCGGTTCGGGAATGGCGTCAGTCGCCTTCGAGTACACGCTCACCGGCGGCGCTACCTGGACAACGATCTCAACCGACGCCGCGACCCCATTCGCCGCTTCGTTTGCCACTGCAGCGCTGAACGGCACCTATGACATCCGCGCGATGGCGACTGACCTCGCGGGCAATCAGTCGACCTCTGTGGTTACGGGCATCGTTCTTGACAACACTGCGCCGACTGCGGTTGACATCCAGACCGCGAACGGTGGCGGCACGCTGGGCCGACCGGACGCCGGCGACACGATCACGTTCACTTTCTCCGAGCCGATGGCCCCAGCAACATTCCTCGCCGGCTGGACCGGAGTGAGCACAGCGGTGCGCGTGCGACTCAGCAACGCCGGCACGGACCGCTTGCGCATTCGCAATGCCGCCGGCAACGTCATTCTGCCCTTTGGCAGTGTGAGAATCGGCGGTGCCTGGGTGACGGCAACAGCGAACTTCAACGCAACAATGGTGATGGTTGGAAGCACCGTGGTCGTAACGATGGGAACGCAGATCAACGGGACCGTCGGAACAAGCGCGACGACGTACACGATGAACTGGACCCCGTCGGCCACCGCCACCGATGCGGCCGGCAACCCGATGAGCACGACGTCTCGAAACGAGACCGGCGCGGCCGACCGCGAGTTCTAACGCCGCGGCGTGAAGGTGCCGACGCCGCCGTTGCCCGGCGCGAACGTGACGCTTCGAAAGCCCCACGGTTCAAACTTCTCGTCGGTCGGCGCAAGGTCAAAGCGATCGAGCATGCGCTCCATCACTGCGTTGAACTCCATGCGCGCGAATGCCGCTCCAATGCAGCGACGTACACCACCACCGAACGGGATGTACGCGTAGTTCGACGGGCGTTCCTCGAGGAAGCGCTCGGGCCGGAACTCAAGCGGATCCTTGAAGAGGTTCGGGTCAAAGTGAGTGAGCGCCGGGTTGCAACCGATCCGCGTGTCCACCGGGAGGCGGTAGCCGTTCAAAACGTAGGGCTGCTTCTGCACGCTGCGCACGGCGAGTGAAACTGTCGGTCGGATGCGCAGCGTCTCATCAAAGACAACGTTCAGGTAATCGGCCTCGCCCGCGCGTACGGACTCGGTCAGTTTTCCGAGCACCTCGGGGCTACGCGAGAGGCGCTCAACTGCCCACGAAAGGGTGCTGGCCGTTGTCTCGTGACCGGCGATCATCATTGTCATCAGCTGATCGCGGACCTCCTCGTCGCTCATCGGCGTGCCGTCTTCGTGCGTTGCCTGAACGAGCAAGGACATGACGTCTGTGCGCTCGGCGAGCTTCGGGTCGTGGCGGGCCTCTTCCATCAAGCCATACAGAACTTCGTCTACCGCGTCGCGCAGGCGCAGGAATTTGCCCCACGGACTTCGCGGACCGAGGTCCTTCTGTGCAAAGCGCAACAGCACGACCTTCGTCGCAACGTCGACGGTCTGGGGCACGAGGTCTTCGAGCTGGGTGAGCGACTCGTCGTGCGCGCCGAAGATCGTCTTCAAGATCGCGCGCAGCGTGATGCGCTGCATCGGCTCGATCGTGCGCATCGGCTCACCGGTCTTCCAGGTGTCCATCTCCTCGTCGGCGATCTCGGCGAACGCGCCGGCGTAGGACTGCATGCGCTCCCCGTGGAACGGCGGCAGAAGGATGCGGCGCTGACGCAGATGAATGTCTTCGTCGATCGCAAGCAGCGAGTTCGCGCCCAGGACAGCGCCCAGCGGGCTGCCGGTCCCGGCATGAAGAAGCTTCGCATCGGCGGTGAGAGTCTGCTTGATCAGGTCCGGGTCGGAGATGATCACGAAGTCCGGAAAACCCAGCAGCTTGATTGAGAACATCTCCCCGTACTTGCGGTGAGCACGACGCATCATCGGGATGTTGCGCACGAGGAAGCCGAGCGACTGAATCGACTGCGGCATTCGAACGCCCGGCGGCAGACCATCGATCACGGGAGCACTTGGCGCCGCCTCGGGCTGTGGCTTGGTCGGAGATTCAACGGCCATCGTTCTGCTCGACTTTCGTACTTGCACTTATTGAAGGTGGCGCGGATTCCTCATTTGGGGGGGTATGAGGAACCCGCCGCTGGTACACGCGTGTACCGCTTGACGTTGATGGTACACCGATGTACCATGAATTTCAAGACCCAGTTTGAAATTTCTTCAGATGGCCACTTCGATCCCCGAAACCACCACACACCCAGCGCTGGCGGCGCTCTTCGACGAAGACGTCACACGCGACCGCCTGATGGCGGCGATGGGCGAGTCACTGATGGAGAAGGGCTTCGCCGGCACCGTCGTCGCCGACATCGTCAAGCGCGCGCGCGTTTCACGTCGCACTTTCTATGAAGAGTTCGCCGACCGCGGTGAGTGCTTCATCGCTTTGTGCGATCGCGCAACCGAGGTTGCCCGCACCGTGATCAACCAGGCCGCGGACGTCAACCTCGCCTGGGAGGAACAGTCAAAGCAGGCCGTCGACGCATACTTCGCCTTCATGTCGGTCGAACCGTTGCTCACGCGCGCGATGCTCTTCGAGGTGTATGCGCTGGGCGACCGTGGGATCGCCAGCCACCGCGAGACCCACCACAGGTTCACCGAACAGTTGATCGAGCTCGCCGCACGAGCCCGCGAAACCGACGACACGATCCGCGACATCGCTTATGCGAGCGCGGCGGCCGTGGTCGGCGCGATTTATCAGCTGATCCAGATGGCGACCGAAGAGAAGCCTCGCGTAAGCATCGATGAGGCGCGTGTCGCGGCGACCGAATTGGTCCTGGCGATGGCCTCTGCCCGTCGTTGAGCGGTTCTTGACGCCTTACCGAGGCGTTTCAAACGCTGGACCAATCGTGGAGGTTGCGGGATTTCTTTGCGTAGTCGTCTCAAGTTGACGTGATTCCGTGTATATTGGCTGAACAGCCAGCCAATGCCCGCTGGTCCCTGCAGATCACGTTTCCTCCTAGAACACGATCTGTTCCAAACACCCCGACTCATTCATCTCCGCACAGAGAGTGAGTCGACCCAGCCAGGTGGCCGCAGCTCAGTCGGCCATCTGGCTATTTTTCTTTTGAATCGCGCGGCTATTTCATTTGTCGCAATTTGCGAAAGCCCGTCCAAATCGGGGGCGAATCGCAAAGGCCGCTCAACTAAGGTGCAAGTGAGTGGCCAAGGACACGGAAAAACTCATTCGGCAGCTGTCGTTGATTTCGTTCTTGATGGCAAAGCGCCGTCCGGTCACCGCACTCGAAATCAAACGCGACGTCGAGGGTTACAGCGAAATGAACGACGACGCATTCGCACGTCGTTTCTACGCCGACCGCGCTGAGCTCGAAGCGCTCGGCATCGAACTTCGAGTCGACCGTGCAGTCGACGGCTTCTACGAGGCCGAGAACTACTCGCTCCCGCCGGAGAACTTCTATCTCCCCAGCGTGCAGTTCACAGACCGCGAACTCGCATCGCTCACCACGGCCTTGAAGATGCTTGACGGTCGGTTCGCCTACGCCGAGCCTTTGCGCCTTGCTCTGCAGCAACTGACGTGGGGTCGCCCATCGCCGCTTTCGGCGCCGGATGACACATCGATTCACATCGCCGTAGGTCCGGATGTCGAGGGCCGCGAGCTCTCACAGCGCCTCTCCAAGATCGAGAACGCAATCTTTCGTCGCAAGACAATCCTTTTCGAGTACAAGACGATCACCACCGGCGCCAAAGAGAAGCGCAAGGTCGATCCGTACCACCTGCTCTACCGCGGCGGCCAGTTCTACATGATCGGCCACAGCCACGAACGCGGCGAGCAGCGCATGTTCAAGCTCTCGCGCATCGAGGGCAAGATCAGTTACGCATCCAAGGCCGAGCACGACTTCCCGCCGCCAGAAGACTTCGACCCGCGCAAGTACGCGACGATGGCCGAGTGGCAGTTCGGCCAGGCCTCACAGAGCGCCTCGATCTGGATCAGCGAGCGCATCGCCTGGCTCGTCGAGCGCCACTTCTCACGCGCGGGCACGATCCGCGCCCCGCGCCGCGGCGAAGCAGTGCCCGGCAAGGGAGTGATTTTTGAGACCGAGTTCACCGAGTCGGCACCGCTGATCTCCTGGGTACTTGGCCTTGGACCGCGTGCCCGTGTGCTCGAGCCCGCTGAACTTGCAAATGACGTGCAAGAGCGCGTCGCCCGGATCGCCAGCGAGCACGACGGCGAGTTCGCTCTCGCCCCGAAGATCGCCCGCAGGCGCGGACCGGCAGCCGGCAGCGGCGCGGCAGCCGACCCTGAGAACTCGATCCGCCCTGAACGCTTTGCACGACTGATCACACTTGCCGGAATCCTGATCGGCGCAACCCACACCGGCTCGACCGTTTCGATGAGTCAGCTCGTCGTGGATCTCAACGTGCCGCGTGAAGAGATCGAAGAAGACATCGAGGTCCTCAACGTCGTCAACTTCGGCGGCGGCAGCTACGTGCTCTTCGCGCAGATCGAGGACGACGAGATCTCCGTTGACAGCGAGCCCTACTCAGACAACTTCGCCCGCCCGGCACGTTTACTACCGCTTGAGGCGAAGGCCTTGATCGCAGCGATCGACCTGCTCGGCGAATACTTCCCGAACGACTCTCTGCTCACCGCGCGCAAGAAGGTCGTCACGGCGCTTGGCGAAGACCCGGCCACCAGCGGTCTGCAGATCGCAGCCACGCAGGCCGACGATTCAGAGATCGCCACGCTCATCTCGCAGGCCATTCAAGGCCACCTGCTTGTGGAGATCGAGCACTACAAGGAAGACCAGGACACCTTCACCATGCGCACGATCGAGCCGTATTCACTGATGAACGGTCGTGAGGGCTGGTACGTGCACACCTGGGACCGCGAGCGCGAAGCGCCCCGCGACTTCCGCCTTGACCGCATCAAGACTGCGGACGTCAGCAACGACACTTTCGTGGTGCGCGACGGCATGATGCCCGACCTCGACGGCTGGGCCCGCTCGGGAACGCTCTCAACTGGAACGAGCGCAAAGATCTGGATCAGCCCAGACCGCGCGCCGCGTGCCCGCGAGGAGTACGAGCCTTCGCTCGAGCTGAAAGACGGCGCAATTCTTATTGACCTCCCGTACGGCGGAGTCAACTGGCTCGTCTCAGAGATCTTCAAGTTCGGCGCCGACGCAGTGGTGCTGGAACCCGCCGATGCACGCGAAGCAGTTCGCGACGCGGCCAAGGCACTGAGCACCGAGATCGACGGCGGCGGAGTCAAGGCCGCCGCGGCCAGGCCTCGGCCTTCGGGCGACGCGCGCAAGAAGCCCGTCGCTGCGGCGTAGCCCCAAGTAGGCTGGCCACCGATGGCCGGCAGACGCGATCAGATCGTTCTTTCGGACTCGGAGATCTCCGAGTTTCTCGAAGCGCATCGCACGGTCGTGGTTGGAACGAACGGCCCACGCGGCGTGCCGCACCTGATGCCGCTCTGGTACGTCGTTCGCGGCGAGGAGATCTGGGGCTGGACCTTCACCAAGTCGCAGAAGATCAAGAACCTCCAGCGCGACCCGCGCGCGACGTTGCTTTTTGAGGACGGCGTCTCATACGACAAGCTGCGCGGAGTGTCGTATGAGTGCAAGGTTGAACTGGACGACAACTTCGAGGTCGTGAAGGCCGTCGGCCTCGATCTGTTCACGCGTTACGGCGATGGAACTCCTCCGGTCGAGGCGGTCGTGCGGATGATCGAGTCGCAGGCGCCAAAGCGCACCGCGCTGAAGTTCATCCCCTCGCGCACGATGAGCTGGGATCACCGAAAGCTCGGCGGCACGTATTGAAGCTCCGAGATGCGACGTCAGACGATGCGGCGCAGCTCGAGGACATCAGAGTCCGGTCATGGTTTCACGCCTACGCCGGCAAGGCCGAGCAGGACATCTTCGACGCGTTGAGTCTTGGTCAGTTCAGCGGTATCGACTCGTGGAAAGAGATGATCGAGGGCGAAGGTCCGATCACCTCGGTCCGAGTGGTCGAGGACGACGGGGTGCTAACCGGTTTCTGCGCCGTAGCCGCGCCTTCTCGCGATGAGGATGAGCCCGAAGGTGTCGCTGAAATCGTCGCGCTTTACGTGGACCCCGAAGCTCACCGCCGCGGCTACGGCCGTGCACTCCTCGACGACGCCCTTGCGAGCCTGGAAGCCGACGGCTGGAAAGAGGCAACCGTCTGGACCCTCGAGGACAACTTCCGCTCGCTCCCGCTCTACGAGTCTCGGGGTTTCAAACACGACGGTTCGGTGCGCACCGAACGCGGCTGGTTCGTGGCCGACGTGCGGCTACGTAAACGATTAATCCCCGCCGCCCCCTCCGCCGCCAACGTCGCTCCGATCGTCCCCAACACGACCTGACGAAAAGCTGTCTGCGAGCAAACCGCGATCGGACTCGCGCCAACCGGTGAGCACTATCGCCGCGAGAAATGTGGTTTCTTCGTCCGTCGTTCGGAGCTCCCCCTCGCTGCGGAACGAACGGATCGGAAATCTGGTTCCCGCAAACTGACCGATTGACTCGCCGTCCTCTTTCACGTAGGTGTGCGCGACTGCCGGTTTCGGTTGTTCGAGGTCGAGGATGCGCTCGTCGAAGATCACCCGCCATTGATCCTGACTTCCCTTCGCGTAGCCGACCTCGCGATCGCCTTCAATCAGCCAGATCTCGTCGCCGTCCATCCGAATCTCGTAGTCGCGTCCGCGCGCGCTGATTCGGAGACCCTTTCGCGTTATTGAAGGTCCGGTGGGACGCCGTATCGAGAACTCTCCTCCGGCTGAGGAGAAGCTGCGCGTGCCACGTCGCTTGAACTCCACGACGTCAGTCGGGCTGGTACATCGCCGAACGCGAGTGCCCGCGCTCCTCGAAGTACGCCCACTCCTCTTCGCCGAGCGGCGTCGAAGGCTTTTCGGCGAACCACCACTCGCGGCCGATCCTCGTCCAGTTGGCGCTGGCGCCAAGGCGACCGAGCACGGCAAGCACGCCTGTCTCCATGCGACGCCCCATCAACTCATCC
This window encodes:
- a CDS encoding pyridoxamine 5'-phosphate oxidase family protein; its protein translation is MAGRRDQIVLSDSEISEFLEAHRTVVVGTNGPRGVPHLMPLWYVVRGEEIWGWTFTKSQKIKNLQRDPRATLLFEDGVSYDKLRGVSYECKVELDDNFEVVKAVGLDLFTRYGDGTPPVEAVVRMIESQAPKRTALKFIPSRTMSWDHRKLGGTY
- a CDS encoding GNAT family N-acetyltransferase — translated: MKLRDATSDDAAQLEDIRVRSWFHAYAGKAEQDIFDALSLGQFSGIDSWKEMIEGEGPITSVRVVEDDGVLTGFCAVAAPSRDEDEPEGVAEIVALYVDPEAHRRGYGRALLDDALASLEADGWKEATVWTLEDNFRSLPLYESRGFKHDGSVRTERGWFVADVRLRKRLIPAAPSAANVAPIVPNTT
- a CDS encoding TetR/AcrR family transcriptional regulator; its protein translation is MATSIPETTTHPALAALFDEDVTRDRLMAAMGESLMEKGFAGTVVADIVKRARVSRRTFYEEFADRGECFIALCDRATEVARTVINQAADVNLAWEEQSKQAVDAYFAFMSVEPLLTRAMLFEVYALGDRGIASHRETHHRFTEQLIELAARARETDDTIRDIAYASAAAVVGAIYQLIQMATEEKPRVSIDEARVAATELVLAMASARR
- a CDS encoding WYL domain-containing protein, yielding MAKDTEKLIRQLSLISFLMAKRRPVTALEIKRDVEGYSEMNDDAFARRFYADRAELEALGIELRVDRAVDGFYEAENYSLPPENFYLPSVQFTDRELASLTTALKMLDGRFAYAEPLRLALQQLTWGRPSPLSAPDDTSIHIAVGPDVEGRELSQRLSKIENAIFRRKTILFEYKTITTGAKEKRKVDPYHLLYRGGQFYMIGHSHERGEQRMFKLSRIEGKISYASKAEHDFPPPEDFDPRKYATMAEWQFGQASQSASIWISERIAWLVERHFSRAGTIRAPRRGEAVPGKGVIFETEFTESAPLISWVLGLGPRARVLEPAELANDVQERVARIASEHDGEFALAPKIARRRGPAAGSGAAADPENSIRPERFARLITLAGILIGATHTGSTVSMSQLVVDLNVPREEIEEDIEVLNVVNFGGGSYVLFAQIEDDEISVDSEPYSDNFARPARLLPLEAKALIAAIDLLGEYFPNDSLLTARKKVVTALGEDPATSGLQIAATQADDSEIATLISQAIQGHLLVEIEHYKEDQDTFTMRTIEPYSLMNGREGWYVHTWDREREAPRDFRLDRIKTADVSNDTFVVRDGMMPDLDGWARSGTLSTGTSAKIWISPDRAPRAREEYEPSLELKDGAILIDLPYGGVNWLVSEIFKFGADAVVLEPADAREAVRDAAKALSTEIDGGGVKAAAARPRPSGDARKKPVAAA
- a CDS encoding cytochrome P450, which translates into the protein MAVESPTKPQPEAAPSAPVIDGLPPGVRMPQSIQSLGFLVRNIPMMRRAHRKYGEMFSIKLLGFPDFVIISDPDLIKQTLTADAKLLHAGTGSPLGAVLGANSLLAIDEDIHLRQRRILLPPFHGERMQSYAGAFAEIADEEMDTWKTGEPMRTIEPMQRITLRAILKTIFGAHDESLTQLEDLVPQTVDVATKVVLLRFAQKDLGPRSPWGKFLRLRDAVDEVLYGLMEEARHDPKLAERTDVMSLLVQATHEDGTPMSDEEVRDQLMTMMIAGHETTASTLSWAVERLSRSPEVLGKLTESVRAGEADYLNVVFDETLRIRPTVSLAVRSVQKQPYVLNGYRLPVDTRIGCNPALTHFDPNLFKDPLEFRPERFLEERPSNYAYIPFGGGVRRCIGAAFARMEFNAVMERMLDRFDLAPTDEKFEPWGFRSVTFAPGNGGVGTFTPRR